A segment of the Mercurialis annua linkage group LG4, ddMerAnnu1.2, whole genome shotgun sequence genome:
TTTATCTTTTGGTTTAATGAATgactaataaaaaattaaaaattaggagCATGAATCTCAGACTGTAACTAAACAAAAAAAGGGAAGTGTTGAAACAGTTGCTGGAATTTGTAACGAGGTTGAGTcacggactaggtcgctctcttttagacgtttcgcggcacaaTTCGGAGGTGCAAAGCTGACTGACAACCGCGGCGcccctaggataaaacagccggaaaATACTATTAACGCTGCACTGCGATAATAGCTCTATAAACACTTTCGTATTGCTCTCTGATATTCTGtgtttttgcaaataaaaatacttgcactatttataagaaaaataatatagcTGTTATAcatcaattaaatataaaaccGTGCAAGGCTTTAATtcaaaaaacatttttaataataaatcagGTCCAAAATATTTTAGAAGTTCAAGGGATAAATAATTTCAAAGGACAAAAAACTGTTAAGGAATTAAAATGAAACtgtttaacaaaaaataaagtgctcGAACCGAACCACCCAACCCTGACCTGGCCGGCTGACCGGACGGACGACGCGCGTGGTAAATCATGAAGGATTTAAACCcgttcacaaaattgggtaccTCTTAGGGTCCAAACCCAAAGGAGGAACTCCACTATTataaactcaaataaatgagtttatctaagcaatgtgggaaacCACTTGCTTTCTATATTCCTCATGTCTTTAGCACTtctcattttaaatttcaataaattccAACAGGAAGTAACTAAATTCAACTACCAAGGCAAGTGGGAGTTGCGAGAGATGACATGGACTCCATTAACTTCCTCTAAGATCCATGCGTGATGATAATCTACATGAACAAACATACATATGTTAAAAAAACATGAAATcctttaaattcttaaattacattttacaaaaataaaaacatttgttTGTGTGATCATAAAGCAAAGATCTAGGTATGCGgttgaaaattaatttgaaaaaataggAATAGCTTAGTGACGCTCACATTCACCGTCGATTTTCTCTTCTCTTTCGTTAACTGTAATTTTTATGATCTGATTCGTTTTTAGCTCACTAGATACCGTGGTGATAGTTTTCCTTTGTCGGAATACCGCCGCTTGTAGATCTGCCTCTGACCACCGGTAGCCGGAAGACGAAACTTTGAAGTAGAAAATTCTAGGGATTTATGAACAGAGGAAGTAGAGTAAAAAGTAGAACTTTAAAAAGTTACAGAGTATTAAACAATATTAtggaaagtaaataaataaataatagataTCTCAGAGTaagaacataaaaataaaaaagatgagagtattttcaatattgtttttcaGCTGAGGTAAgaattacaaatatttttaaatttggagtatttttttaaaatttctccaATTTGAATCTGTATGTTTTTGCCAATGTGGGCCTAACTTGAATGGTTAAGGTTTCTAAGTGCATCAAGAGGTTGTGGGTTTGAATCACGCCTCCGTAACCAAcaaactaacaattgagactcGAAAGAGTCGATTCCATCTTTGATAAACAAAAATCTGTAtgtttttatagtataaaataatttttttcagttCAACGGTATTCGTAAATTTCGTATGTActacaaattattatttatagatgAATTTATGTTATGTGGAGTTTTTTTGTACAAATTTGgagtttgataaaattataattaaaaattatattttttataaaattaaaaattaaattacaataaataCATTTAATAGTTAAGATgctaaaaactataaaaaaaataattttatctatttaattttaaaaattatataaaaaaattcataaacatTATATTGATTATACATATagattttaagtaattttaataaatttatatattataaatattaaaagtttattaGTAAGAGCAtatacacgaactttacacgtttttttattttaatcacgcagtttaaattttctcatttccaTACacaaactaccactttttctcagattcatacaccaatggagtcaatgagaaaatttaaactgcgtgattaaaatgagaaaacgtataaagttgatgaattgTTATGACATCAACCCTGAAAACAATACACTTTTTATAGGTTAAATAAGGATAAACTTGGATCATCACAGTCTTTAACTTTATTTATAttgtacaattttatttttaattaataaaaaaatcaatagtaTTTTCCTCAAAACCTAAAATGGGTGAGTTATTGACTTGAAGTTATAAATTGAGGGACTGGATTGACCCTTTGATCATTTTAAAATCGACATAGAACCGGAATGCATGGTTCCCTGTAGACTAGTAAGTGAGCGAGAAAAGCAGTCATCTTTGATATGCAAACAGAGAAATCGAGAATGAGTTCAGCAAACCCTAAACACAGACAATGGAGCTTCACATGGGAAGCTCAGTCTCACACTCCAACTCtcaaattattactttttaattCCCACCTAAACCCTTCATTACACTGCAATAACACCCTCCAAGTCAACCTAAACCTCTCGCAAACTCACCTTCTCGTCACCTGCACTGTCGAACATACAGAAAAAGTCTCACTTAAAGTACCCATTCCTAAAGTTCTGATAGACCCAGATGCTCAATTGAGTTTTAGAGCTTTGGATGATTATATTGAAGTTAAGCTTGTCTTACTTCTTCCCGTCGATCACCCTATTTTTTCTAACTTCATTCTGGTTGACGATGATGGAGAGAACAGTAATGTTTTGGGTTCTCTGGAACCACTTTATGTGGACTCTGGTAAGCTTATTTAAGTGATAATTGTAATTCTTTTGAGCATTTGTTAGactttgtaattaatttttgctTATGGGTTTATTGCaattgttaaattatattaattttaatcaatatGTGAATGCTTATTAAGAAAAGTCTTCATTTTTAGGCTCTGCATTATGTTGGTTTTTTTGGTGTGCAGATTTGAAGAGTTTATCTTCCATGAAAGAAGTTAACTTTTACTGCAGAAGTTGCTCAACTAAATTGACGACGAGTCCGATAAGGTACCATGTTCGACTTTAACTTTATAAATATGAGAAGGAGCAATTTTGTTTGTGGTGCTTTGAGTAGTTAAGCTGCACTTTGTTTGTGATATCCctttaatatgtatttttacCTTTACATATTCTCTAAATTTCAGTTCATATGTAGAAATTTTGTGGAAATGCCATCGGTCAACTGGCGAGAGTCGGCAGACAGCTGGTTTGGAAATTGCTGTTGTTCGTTTGGAGGTATAAGTGAGAAGCTGGTGAATAGGTTTGCAGATGCCTATACATGTCCAAGTGGTGTTGGCTTGTTGAGTTCTACAGCTGTTACTCTGTCCATCGATGATCTTGTAGGTTGTAAAATTGCTGATTCTGATAGGATACAAAAGCATGAACCTGAAATGGAACTTTGTGGTCACGATGGTTTAAGTGAACATGAAACAGAGATGTTAGATTTTGGATCAAAACCCGAAAGTGATGCAACTTCTGATAGTAATAGTAATACTGAAAGAGTTCTTGATCATGGTATGAATAGGACATTGAGTTCTTCACATCTCAACCTTGAAAACCTTTTTGAGAAACTGAATTGCAACGACGAGGAAAAATCTGATGGTAATAGATCAATTTGTCTGCCATCAGCATCTGTTCTATCTGAAAATGTAGCTTCAAGAACTGGATGCTGTGATTCAATCCATCATGTCCAATACTCTGTTGAAATAAGCACACATGCTGCACATCAACCTCCATTAGTTTGCCAGAAAACTACAAAGCCTATTGAGACTTCAGCAAATCGAACTTCTTTACTTAATGGGTTCCTTGGAGATGTTTTTATGGCTAGATCCTATCATCTTTCAAAGGATGTTGGATGGAAACAATTTGTCTGCCCTCACTGTTGTACGCTTCTAGGTGCTTATCCTTGTGCTCATGGTGACGTACCTTTGGATGATGGAGTTAGGCTCTTTAAGTGTTGTCTTTCTACTTCTTTGCCAGTTTGTGGATCTGATGATTTGTTCAGGTAAGCGAATGGATATCTGCAATTTTATCACTTGTAACGTACTTGTGCATAATCAGATTTCTTTGAATGCGGCAATCTAAAAAGAAATTTTAGGTTTTCTTGTCCTTTTCTCATTTTTCTTGTCCCTTTGATTTATCAATCGTGGCTATGAATttgatattaatattaattatgtcATTTTGGTGGAAGCGTATGGTAATGTGTTTGTAATGCCTATGTAGAAAAGAGGTCACGGAAAAAATGCTCCATTTTAGTGCTTTATGGTATCATTAATTTTAAGTTTGTGTTACagtatttttcaaaattcaatttcaatttttaaataattgatatacttttttatttatttgcgATGCTAATCATTGAATTTACTAAACAAGTCAGCTTTATCCTGTCCAGTGCCGTGTCCTTAATATGATCTAGTTGCAGACATGCTGTGTCTGTGACCTTGAAGTTACCATCAACTAAACTGTCAAGTCTTAGACATATGATCAATTTATGGGATTCAATTTTATTTGTGTTATTGTAGTAGATAATATAGCTACGatgagaaaaataaattcagtttCAATGAATTTAGTAGTATGAAACAATATTTAACAACTGTTGTAATTGCAGGCTTTTTGTTGTTTGGAAATGATCTTGTGTACCGTCATGACTTTTCCTGGAAATTGGCATTACATTATGGGCCAAAGTTCTCCAATTAAGTTGGTTGCGCAGGAAGGGCTCGATACTGATTATCACAACAGTAGAACATGTGGTAGTTTGTGGAAGAAGAATACTTGCATCAATTGTTATTGGCACTACGCCAGAGATTGATTTCTATGATTAGAAAACCCAATGAAGTGAATGAATTGTTGTTAGGTTAATACCTTGCATTAATTGTTATTGGCACCATGCCAGAGATTGATTTCTATGATTAGAAAACCCGATGAAGTGAATGAATTtttgttagatttatttttcAGTGATGGCTATTGTGATTTTGAGTTGCGTGTACTCATTGGTTTTGCATATCATTGGCAGGAAATATAATTTGGAGAAAATGTTCACGAATCAACTAATGGAAAGTGCAAAAGATGAATTGTCATTCCGGACTGTGGTTAGGGATTTGACGACGAAGTCACCCATGCTGCAAATGGTTCTTGTAAATCCAGATTCATGGTGTTATAATGGTAACTGTTCAGAATCAGAGAGCAGTGTCGAATCAGTATCAAAGGTAGATTTACACCCTGTTATCAAGCTTCTGTTTTCTGAATGCAGCAAAGATGAAGAATCTCAATCGAGGTTAGATCCAGTTCTTTCTCTGTTGGCACATTATCTTATCTAGCAACTGAAGGAATTATTCTGCACATCATATCATATGCCTTTTTCTTATGCATGCACATAGTTAAATGCTCCTTGAATGCTATGCTGTTTAGAAACCGAtacattgaaatggaaaacaCTGAAACGAAAAACGgcgaaacaatattttttataagaatatgtTAGAAATATAAAGTTTTGAAGTTCCAGAAGCagttttgaaattgaaaatcaaacgcCGAAACATAGGACTTTACAAGTTTTCGTGCGACATAGTATGAACATATTATTCATCTTTTTCTAGTAAAAGTCATGTTAATTATTGCCTTAGCCTAGTAGTCGCAAAAATTCTACAACTCTGACAAGAACAATATTAATGTGGCTTTCCGCccaagtttctcctttttttctaatttttttttcagtctcatttttaaattagaatGGGAAGTGAAGTTGGGGTGTGCCTCCATTCAAATTTGATAGAATTCATATGAAAATAAGACTTAATTTATTGAGTGCAATTGCAAACTCTGTGCAGGGTGTTAGAAGATTGGATATCCAAGAATCAAGCTGATGAATTTTTCATGCTGCCACAGCTAATAGAAAAGCTGACTGAAACCATGAGATccacaaaaaaaattcttccaCCTTCTTGTACTTCCTTCCAAAATTTGTCCTTGTCATTCCTGCTGAGATAACGGTGAGTTTTGAATAGCTATGAACTTTATTTAATCCAAATGGAAGATCTGAATGGAATATGCTATTCAAGGTACGAGATATTAAACTGAAATTCTACAAAATAGCATCACTGTTTGATTATGTAGGAGAGATTTTGTTTCACTTTGTATTGTTTAAACTCTTTGATCGATTGAGAAAATGAGAAGACTGGCGTTATTTTCAACGGCTAGAGGATTATTTATCAGTATGCAAGTTGCTTCATGCAGTCTTCTATTATTTGGAAAAATCTGTTGAGATTTTACATAATTATTCTTTTGTTTAAAGGTCATTTTGGTGGAAATTGTTTTCTTACTATAAATAGTTTCTAAATAGACGGGACGAATTAACATTTATTtcacataattaataaaacaattacatTACTAGTAGTTGTCAAGTAAGATACACACATCTCTTGTCGTCGTCATTACGCTTGTCAACATCATCCTCCTTAGCAAGCATTACAATTTCTTGTTTAATAACCTCTTCCTCAACCCCTTTTTCTTGCAATTTCTCCACTTGAGTCTccttattattaataaatgcaATTAGACTTTGAAGTGCAACTTGAGGGTCCTCTCCTTTCATAAGCTGCTGTGCTACTTCAGCAGGAGTGATAGGTACTGTTTGAATGAGATTTTCAATGCATTTAATAAGAATATGATCTTTAATCCCGAGATAAGCTGCTGCTAACTTTTTGAACCCCGACGGAGTACAATGTCCCATGTAAACATGAACGTCCATGCGTCCGGGGCGGAGCAATGCTGGATCTAGCTTGTCTTTGAAGTTTGTTGTAAAGATTATAATTCTCTCATCTCCACAGCTTGACCATAGCCCATCAATGAAATTTAACAATCCTGATAATGTTACCTGTTGATCAAATAAAACCAATAAGattaatgtttattaaatatgatATGATTAATAATGCTTATTAAAAAGCACTAGATGACTTAAAAGGAGGTAAATTACACATCATATGAGTCCATAAACTAATTATTTAAAGTTGATTTTCTTCTTTGTGAGTAGGATTAAAGTTGGATTTTGCTACCTAACCTTTGTGTTGACAtggaaaatttattttataaaagtagCACTACCTATTAAGAAAGAAATATAATGTAGATGAATTTACTCTAACCATGCATTCGATATTTCAATAAGTTTTTGAAAGAAGTAAAAAATCAGAACAAATTAGAGGTGAAATTTGATTCTGTTTGAtctttggttttggttttaaaaattatttaaatataaaaataatcatattaaaattagaaaccaaatttattctatataaaaatatatcatatatattgaACCAATTGAATtcataagaaaataaaataaactttagAGAAAAAATagagattaaaatttaaaattattcttaaatGGGAAGTTTCACTCAGGGTTTCTTATTCTTCAGCATTGAAGTCACTTTCGATTGGCGTTAGTatttaactttttctttttgtatgtTGTAATAGACAGCAACAAACTTATTCGGAACAGAGCAATTGTAAGCCGGCAATGGCAATATGCAGAACACGGAACAGAAAACAGAGAAATGCTAAAAATAGTGCATAAAACAGAACAGAGAAAAAAACAGAGAAGCTCTGTTTTTATGcaactaataataaaatttaaaattatagtaaaagaaaattttaactCACCCCGGGATCGAAAGAAACTTTGTTATCAGAACTCGGAGAATCGTCCTCATCATCTTTATCGCCCTGGAGGCGAGTTCTCGAACGCGAAGATTTAGTACTGCAATCAATATCCTCGATCAAAAGAATCGAACGGTTTGTAGTGGAAGTAAGTATCCGTCGAAGATCACTATCATTCTTCACACCTTGAAGCTGAAGATCATAGATATGGAACTTAAGATAATTAGCAATGGCAGCAACAAGCGTAGATTTTCCAGTTCCAGGCGGTCCATAAAGAAGATAACCTCTTTTCCAAGCTCTACCAACGCTCTGAAAATACTTTTTACGTTGCAGAAACAAATCAAGATCCTCAACTATTGAATCTTTAAGCTCAGACTCCATAGCTAGGGTTTCAAAAGTTGCAGGATGTTTGAAAACAGTTGATTCCCAAACAGAACCGTCGTTATCATAAGTATAAAGATTCAGAGTCTCGCGCTTACTTAAGATAGACTCCGCTTCATTGCAAATGTAGGGCAAGTAGGTTTTGAGCGCCATGTCTCTATCTTTTCGACTGCATTTCAGCTCAAAATTTCGTCGGTTTcgaatgtaatattttttcgatTCTTTCTCACGTAGAGTCCATACGAACCGGACGCCTTGAAACACATCGACAGCTTTTGTATCCACCGGAATGGCTGGTTTAGGCGGAGCTGTGATGTTGTTACTGTCGTTGTTGCCGAGAAGAAGGCTCTTCGTCGAGTGGCCGACTCGGGTGGGTAAATAAACTTCGATGGCTCGGAACGTTTCGTTCTGAACAGCTTGCCATCGATCTTCTATGATGAATGTGAAATCTGAGTTGAAATAGTTGTGGAAAAAATCTGATGATTTCTCGGCGATGAAGTCTCTCATGCGTTTGGGGATCATTTCGTGCATGATTGTGCGCATGAGCATGGCTATGGCTGA
Coding sequences within it:
- the LOC126677231 gene encoding uncharacterized protein LOC126677231; the protein is MQTEKSRMSSANPKHRQWSFTWEAQSHTPTLKLLLFNSHLNPSLHCNNTLQVNLNLSQTHLLVTCTVEHTEKVSLKVPIPKVLIDPDAQLSFRALDDYIEVKLVLLLPVDHPIFSNFILVDDDGENSNVLGSLEPLYVDSDLKSLSSMKEVNFYCRSCSTKLTTSPIRNFVEMPSVNWRESADSWFGNCCCSFGGISEKLVNRFADAYTCPSGVGLLSSTAVTLSIDDLVGCKIADSDRIQKHEPEMELCGHDGLSEHETEMLDFGSKPESDATSDSNSNTERVLDHGMNRTLSSSHLNLENLFEKLNCNDEEKSDGNRSICLPSASVLSENVASRTGCCDSIHHVQYSVEISTHAAHQPPLVCQKTTKPIETSANRTSLLNGFLGDVFMARSYHLSKDVGWKQFVCPHCCTLLGAYPCAHGDVPLDDGVRLFKCCLSTSLPVCGSDDLFRKYNLEKMFTNQLMESAKDELSFRTVVRDLTTKSPMLQMVLVNPDSWCYNGNCSESESSVESVSKVDLHPVIKLLFSECSKDEESQSRVLEDWISKNQADEFFMLPQLIEKLTETMRSTKKILPPSCTSFQNLSLSFLLR
- the LOC126677232 gene encoding AAA-ATPase At1g43910, which produces MASLLKEMPTMSTLLTAYASFSAIAMLMRTIMHEMIPKRMRDFIAEKSSDFFHNYFNSDFTFIIEDRWQAVQNETFRAIEVYLPTRVGHSTKSLLLGNNDSNNITAPPKPAIPVDTKAVDVFQGVRFVWTLREKESKKYYIRNRRNFELKCSRKDRDMALKTYLPYICNEAESILSKRETLNLYTYDNDGSVWESTVFKHPATFETLAMESELKDSIVEDLDLFLQRKKYFQSVGRAWKRGYLLYGPPGTGKSTLVAAIANYLKFHIYDLQLQGVKNDSDLRRILTSTTNRSILLIEDIDCSTKSSRSRTRLQGDKDDEDDSPSSDNKVSFDPGVTLSGLLNFIDGLWSSCGDERIIIFTTNFKDKLDPALLRPGRMDVHVYMGHCTPSGFKKLAAAYLGIKDHILIKCIENLIQTVPITPAEVAQQLMKGEDPQVALQSLIAFINNKETQVEKLQEKGVEEEVIKQEIVMLAKEDDVDKRNDDDKRCVYLT